The region TCAAACGCAGGTCGGTGGTGATGATGGCGGGCAGTTTCAGCGAAACCGTCTGCGCGCCGCCGTCGATTTCGCGGGTCACAGCGACGCTGTCACCAGACACTTCGACTTTCGACGCGAATGTGCCCTGACCGTAGCCGCTCAAAGCAGCGAGCATCTGGCCAGTCTGGTTGTTATCGCTGTCGATGGCTTGTTTGCCGAGGATCACCAGTTGAGGCTGTTCCTTGTCGACAACAGCCTTGAGCAGCTTGGCAACGGCCAGGGAGGTCAGTTCTTCAGCGGATTCGACAAGGATGGCACGGTCGGCGCCCAGAGCCAGCGCGGTGCGCAGTTGCTCTTGAGCGGTGGTCGGGCCGATGGAGACGACGACGATTTCAGT is a window of Pseudomonas sp. DC1.2 DNA encoding:
- a CDS encoding electron transfer flavoprotein subunit beta/FixA family protein is translated as MKVLVAVKRVVDYNVKVRVKADNSGVDLANVKMSMNPFCEIAVEEAVRLKEKGVATEIVVVSIGPTTAQEQLRTALALGADRAILVESAEELTSLAVAKLLKAVVDKEQPQLVILGKQAIDSDNNQTGQMLAALSGYGQGTFASKVEVSGDSVAVTREIDGGAQTVSLKLPAIITTDLRLNEPRYASLPNIMKAKKKPLEVLTPDALGVSTASTNKTVKVEAPAARSAGIKVKSVAELVEKLKNEAKVI